The following are encoded in a window of Sutcliffiella horikoshii genomic DNA:
- a CDS encoding ABC transporter ATP-binding protein — translation MRKKQKIELNDNVKKRFYYSTDNAIEKPFNWQQMWRLFSYMKPYSKTLLPLAVITMLIATAVRLAIPIIIGKYLYDVAIKQKDMDMLVQLAVIVSVLYVISYVANALRIRWMNMLGQNVIYDLRKHLFTHVQGLSHRFFDQRSAGSILVRIMNDINSLQELFTNGVINLLMDFILLIGIVVILFSLSPELATAILIILPIMFFISTSLRRKIRRAWQDVRIKQSMLNSHLNESIQGVRVTQSFTQERENMGFFDRINTENFESWKNATRQNAIFRPFVEMTNAVGTAILIWYGAYLIQQSLTGGTSTLTVGIFISFAFYLGMFWEPISRLGQLYNMLLVGMASSERIFEFLDEKPIVDEKDNAIQLDSIRGEIEFKDVEFSYDSKRTALNSISLKMEAGQTVALVGHTGSGKTTIANLISRFYDATGGVVKIDGHNIRDISLQSLRSQISVVLQDTFIFSGTINDNIRFGRPTATDEEVKAAAEAVGANEFIERLKNGYETEVEERGNVLSVGERQLISFARALLADPSIIILDEATASIDTETEVKIQTALKQLLKGRTAIIIAHRLSTIREADNIIVLDHGNIMEQGNHDKLMEHGGIYYHLVKAQFTMQDVS, via the coding sequence ATGCGAAAAAAACAGAAAATTGAATTGAACGATAATGTCAAAAAAAGATTCTATTATTCTACTGATAATGCGATAGAGAAGCCTTTTAACTGGCAACAGATGTGGCGGCTCTTCTCTTATATGAAACCTTATTCGAAAACCTTGCTGCCATTAGCAGTTATTACAATGTTAATAGCAACAGCTGTAAGGCTAGCGATTCCAATCATCATTGGTAAATATTTATATGATGTTGCCATTAAGCAAAAAGACATGGATATGCTTGTCCAACTAGCAGTGATTGTATCTGTTTTATATGTCATTTCCTATGTAGCGAACGCATTGAGGATACGATGGATGAACATGCTTGGACAGAATGTCATTTATGATTTAAGGAAACACCTTTTCACACATGTACAAGGACTGTCCCACCGCTTTTTCGATCAACGGTCGGCGGGGTCCATCCTTGTTAGAATCATGAATGATATTAACTCCCTGCAAGAATTGTTTACAAACGGTGTTATCAACTTGCTTATGGACTTTATCTTGTTAATTGGTATCGTAGTGATCCTCTTTTCATTAAGTCCAGAATTGGCTACAGCAATTTTAATCATCTTACCGATCATGTTCTTCATTTCCACAAGCTTGCGCAGGAAAATAAGAAGAGCGTGGCAGGATGTACGTATAAAGCAATCCATGCTAAATTCTCATTTAAATGAAAGCATTCAAGGAGTTCGTGTTACGCAATCCTTTACGCAAGAAAGAGAGAACATGGGATTCTTTGACCGTATTAATACGGAAAACTTTGAGTCTTGGAAAAATGCAACCAGGCAGAATGCCATTTTCCGTCCATTCGTAGAGATGACAAATGCTGTTGGTACAGCCATCCTTATTTGGTACGGGGCCTACCTTATTCAACAAAGTCTGACTGGTGGCACAAGTACTTTAACTGTCGGTATTTTCATTTCCTTTGCTTTTTACTTGGGGATGTTCTGGGAACCAATTTCTAGATTAGGACAGTTATATAATATGCTGCTTGTTGGTATGGCTTCTTCTGAACGTATCTTTGAATTTTTAGATGAAAAGCCGATTGTGGATGAGAAAGACAACGCCATTCAATTGGATTCCATTCGCGGAGAAATCGAGTTTAAGGATGTAGAGTTCTCCTATGACAGCAAACGTACGGCTTTGAACAGCATTTCATTAAAAATGGAGGCAGGTCAAACAGTGGCATTGGTTGGTCATACGGGTTCTGGTAAAACGACGATTGCCAACTTGATTTCCCGTTTCTATGATGCAACAGGAGGAGTAGTGAAGATCGACGGACACAATATCCGTGACATCTCTCTTCAAAGCCTTCGTTCTCAAATTAGTGTTGTCTTGCAGGATACCTTCATTTTCTCAGGAACCATTAATGATAATATCCGCTTTGGTAGACCTACTGCTACTGACGAAGAAGTAAAAGCAGCTGCTGAGGCAGTTGGTGCGAACGAGTTTATTGAACGGCTAAAGAATGGATATGAAACAGAAGTAGAGGAGAGAGGTAATGTCCTTTCTGTCGGGGAAAGACAATTGATCTCCTTTGCACGTGCTTTGTTAGCAGATCCTAGCATCATCATTTTAGATGAAGCAACTGCAAGCATCGATACGGAGACAGAAGTGAAGATCCAGACTGCTCTTAAACAGCTTTTGAAAGGTCGTACAGCGATCATTATCGCTCACCGTCTATCTACTATTCGTGAAGCAGATAACATCATTGTCCTTGATCATGGGAATATCATGGAGCAAGGCAATCATGATAAACTGATGGAGCATGGTGGTATTTATTATCACTTGGTAAAAGCGCAGTTTACAATGCAGGATGTAAGCTGA
- a CDS encoding mechanosensitive ion channel family protein, with protein sequence MVFDLSDIDFYAILTALGILLLKLIVILIVYAIVKSIGSKIITRAFARASQKQGISPGRAKTLEKLTVNIFTYALIFFLVIMVLENVFAVETTAILAGAGVVGLAIGFGAQGIVSDVVTGFFLLLEKQVDVDDYVTTAGFSGIVEEVGLRTTKIRDFDGSLHYVPNREISNLTNHSRGNMRALIDIGISYDDNIDQAIEVMQRVCEQIAAEDESIIEGPNVIGVQGLGASDVVIRIIAKTENMQQWAVERKLRKTLKEALDANGIEIPFPHQVYIEKKD encoded by the coding sequence ATGGTATTTGACTTATCAGATATTGATTTCTACGCAATACTGACTGCATTAGGTATTCTTTTACTAAAACTTATAGTGATCCTCATCGTTTATGCGATTGTAAAATCCATAGGATCCAAAATCATTACTCGTGCATTCGCAAGAGCATCACAAAAACAGGGGATTTCACCTGGAAGGGCAAAAACCCTTGAGAAGCTAACAGTTAACATTTTTACATATGCTTTAATCTTTTTCCTTGTCATTATGGTACTTGAAAATGTATTTGCCGTTGAAACAACTGCTATTTTAGCAGGTGCAGGGGTTGTTGGCCTTGCCATTGGATTCGGTGCACAGGGAATTGTCAGTGATGTTGTGACAGGCTTCTTCCTACTATTAGAAAAACAAGTCGATGTAGATGATTATGTTACTACTGCCGGTTTTTCAGGAATTGTAGAAGAAGTTGGGCTCCGCACCACAAAAATTAGGGATTTCGACGGTTCCTTGCATTATGTACCAAACCGCGAAATTTCGAATTTAACCAACCATTCTCGAGGAAACATGAGAGCGTTGATTGATATCGGCATCTCCTATGATGATAATATCGACCAAGCAATCGAAGTGATGCAACGCGTTTGTGAACAGATTGCAGCAGAAGATGAATCCATTATTGAAGGTCCAAATGTAATTGGTGTTCAAGGCCTTGGTGCTTCTGATGTGGTCATCCGCATCATCGCGAAAACCGAAAACATGCAACAATGGGCTGTAGAACGTAAGTTACGCAAAACCCTTAAAGAAGCACTTGATGCAAACGGTATCGAAATCCCGTTTCCACATCAAGTCTATATTGAGAAAAAGGATTAA
- the dapD gene encoding 2,3,4,5-tetrahydropyridine-2,6-dicarboxylate N-acetyltransferase gives MKMMDANEIISFIQNSTKSTPVKVYVKGDVEGIDFGASSKTFLNGNSGVVFGEWAEIEVALKENEAKIEDFVVENDRRNSAIPLLDMKGVKARIEPGAIIRDQVEIGDNAVIMMGASINIGSVVGEGTMIDMNVVLGGRATVGKNCHIGAGTVLAGVIEPPSAKPVVIEDDVVIGANAVVLEGVTVGKGAVVAAGAIVIDDVAPYTVVAGTPARKIKDIDEKTKSKTEIKQELRQL, from the coding sequence ATGAAAATGATGGATGCAAACGAGATTATTTCTTTTATTCAAAACAGTACTAAATCCACACCTGTAAAGGTTTATGTGAAAGGTGACGTGGAAGGCATCGACTTTGGTGCTTCCTCAAAAACTTTCTTAAATGGCAATAGCGGAGTTGTATTTGGCGAGTGGGCTGAAATTGAAGTGGCTTTGAAAGAGAACGAAGCGAAAATTGAAGACTTTGTAGTGGAAAACGACCGTCGCAACTCTGCCATTCCTCTACTTGATATGAAAGGTGTAAAAGCTCGTATCGAGCCAGGCGCAATTATCCGTGATCAAGTGGAAATCGGCGACAATGCTGTCATCATGATGGGAGCTTCCATCAATATCGGATCCGTAGTTGGAGAAGGTACGATGATTGATATGAATGTTGTACTTGGAGGACGCGCTACAGTCGGTAAAAACTGTCACATCGGTGCGGGAACTGTTCTTGCTGGTGTAATTGAGCCACCTTCTGCTAAGCCGGTTGTCATCGAAGACGATGTAGTAATTGGAGCAAATGCAGTAGTACTAGAAGGCGTTACTGTAGGAAAAGGTGCAGTTGTAGCAGCTGGAGCCATCGTTATTGATGATGTGGCACCATATACAGTGGTAGCTGGAACACCTGCAAGAAAAATTAAAGATATTGATGAAAAAACGAAGTCCAAAACGGAAATTAAACAAGAACTTCGTCAATTATAA
- a CDS encoding potassium channel family protein has protein sequence MGETALKKKEFAVIGLGRFGGSMVQALSDEGVEVLAIDNDEEKVNQFANIASHAVVGDTTDEAVLKSIGIRNFDHVIVAIGDNIQASILTTLILKELGVKHITVKATNDYHEKVLSRIGADQVVHPERDMGRRIAHNIVSNNVLDYLELSDEHSIVEIVASRRLDGNTLIDLDIRAKYGINIVAIKRGRDIIVSPQATDAIRQGDILIVIGADTDITRFEKNVVEE, from the coding sequence ATGGGGGAAACAGCCTTGAAGAAAAAAGAGTTTGCCGTTATTGGATTGGGACGATTTGGTGGAAGCATGGTACAGGCATTGAGTGATGAGGGAGTAGAGGTTCTTGCGATTGATAACGATGAAGAGAAAGTAAACCAGTTTGCTAATATAGCGTCACATGCAGTGGTTGGTGATACGACGGATGAGGCTGTGTTAAAAAGTATCGGAATCCGTAATTTTGATCATGTAATCGTTGCCATTGGTGATAATATTCAAGCAAGTATTTTGACAACCTTGATCTTGAAAGAACTCGGAGTTAAACATATTACGGTTAAGGCGACCAATGATTATCATGAAAAGGTATTGAGCCGAATTGGTGCAGATCAAGTAGTACATCCTGAGCGTGATATGGGAAGACGTATTGCCCATAATATCGTTTCAAATAACGTTCTCGATTATCTGGAGCTTTCGGATGAGCATAGTATCGTGGAGATTGTTGCTAGCAGGCGTTTGGATGGAAACACGCTGATTGATTTGGATATTCGTGCTAAATACGGAATTAACATTGTTGCGATTAAGCGTGGGAGAGATATTATTGTCTCACCTCAGGCGACTGATGCAATCAGGCAAGGGGATATTCTGATTGTTATCGGTGCGGATACAGATATTACGCGTTTTGAGAAGAATGTGGTGGAGGAATAA
- a CDS encoding YkuS family protein gives MPKIGVEQSLTDVQQALQQKGYDVVQLTNENDAKGCDCCVVTGIDNNVMGISNSVTAGSVIEASGMTADQICQQVESRINH, from the coding sequence ATGCCAAAAATCGGTGTAGAACAATCCTTAACAGATGTTCAACAAGCGTTGCAACAAAAAGGTTACGATGTTGTTCAATTAACGAATGAAAACGACGCAAAAGGCTGTGACTGCTGCGTTGTAACGGGAATCGACAATAATGTAATGGGTATCTCCAATAGTGTCACTGCTGGTTCTGTAATTGAAGCTAGCGGAATGACAGCTGATCAGATTTGCCAACAGGTGGAAAGCAGAATAAACCATTAA
- a CDS encoding helix-turn-helix transcriptional regulator produces MNQDEAIILISNKLKLIRTEHNYTQDRMAEVLGISKKTLVQIEKGRTTAGWTVCAATCALFRESQVLSSVLGADPLEVLETIAHEKIDAPKDKTMGGKVWWKEIKMHGAFRLQQNVISQHYRILDEMDFRWYSSFDKEDALERLNELSVQMKGE; encoded by the coding sequence ATGAATCAAGACGAAGCTATCATTCTAATATCAAATAAACTCAAACTCATTCGAACCGAACATAACTACACACAAGACAGAATGGCGGAAGTTTTGGGTATTTCCAAAAAGACACTAGTACAAATAGAAAAGGGCCGCACTACAGCCGGCTGGACTGTCTGTGCTGCAACATGTGCGTTATTCCGTGAAAGCCAAGTATTATCCTCAGTACTTGGTGCTGATCCCCTAGAGGTTTTGGAAACTATTGCACACGAGAAGATTGATGCACCTAAGGATAAGACTATGGGTGGCAAAGTCTGGTGGAAAGAGATAAAGATGCATGGGGCATTCCGCTTACAGCAAAATGTCATCAGTCAACATTATAGAATTCTTGATGAAATGGACTTCCGGTGGTACAGCTCTTTTGATAAAGAGGATGCGTTAGAGAGATTGAATGAGTTATCAGTACAAATGAAAGGAGAATGA
- a CDS encoding N-acetyldiaminopimelate deacetylase: protein MPEKGFQETKTQGYLLRYIHNLPQDHIEIKTWETGIFVRVHGTNPTKTIGYRADIDGLPITEETDLSFHSLHEGMMHACGHDMHMSIALGILTHFSQNPASDNILFMFQPAEEGPGGALPMIQSEIFKAWKPDMIVALHIAPEYPVGTIATKQGLLFANTSELFIDLKGRGGHAAYPHQTNDMVVAACSLVTQLQTVIARNVDPLDSAVITIGKITGGTVQNIIAERARLEGTIRTLSVESMKKVKERIEALVHGVEVGYNCQTTIDYGSMYHQVDNDPTLTEEFMQYVSENTNVRVVECKEAMTGEDYGYMIENIPGFMFWLGAESPYGLHHSKLNPNEDAIGVAISTIISYFNFKAN, encoded by the coding sequence ATGCCTGAAAAGGGATTTCAAGAAACGAAAACACAAGGATATTTGCTTCGTTATATACATAACCTCCCTCAGGACCATATAGAAATTAAAACTTGGGAAACTGGGATTTTTGTAAGAGTTCACGGAACCAATCCGACAAAAACAATTGGTTACAGAGCGGACATAGATGGATTGCCTATCACGGAGGAAACAGATCTGTCTTTTCATTCTTTACATGAAGGAATGATGCATGCATGCGGACATGATATGCATATGAGTATTGCCCTGGGAATCCTGACTCATTTTTCTCAGAATCCTGCATCTGATAACATCCTGTTTATGTTTCAACCAGCTGAAGAGGGCCCTGGTGGTGCGTTGCCGATGATTCAATCAGAAATCTTCAAAGCCTGGAAACCGGATATGATCGTTGCCCTCCATATCGCCCCTGAATATCCAGTCGGTACGATTGCTACAAAGCAGGGGCTTCTTTTTGCCAACACTTCGGAGTTATTCATCGATCTTAAAGGCCGTGGAGGTCATGCAGCGTACCCACATCAGACAAATGATATGGTAGTTGCTGCATGTTCGCTGGTAACACAGTTACAAACGGTTATTGCCCGTAATGTAGATCCACTCGATAGCGCGGTTATTACAATTGGGAAAATTACAGGTGGTACCGTCCAAAATATCATAGCGGAGCGTGCGCGGCTGGAGGGGACAATTCGTACCCTATCCGTTGAAAGTATGAAAAAAGTGAAAGAGCGGATAGAAGCACTTGTTCATGGCGTGGAAGTGGGATACAACTGCCAAACAACTATCGATTACGGCAGCATGTATCATCAGGTGGATAATGATCCTACACTTACAGAAGAGTTCATGCAATATGTATCGGAAAACACCAATGTTCGTGTAGTGGAATGTAAAGAGGCGATGACGGGTGAGGATTATGGGTACATGATTGAAAACATTCCTGGGTTCATGTTCTGGCTTGGAGCGGAATCGCCATATGGACTGCATCATTCAAAATTGAACCCGAACGAAGATGCTATCGGTGTAGCGATTAGTACCATCATTTCTTATTTCAATTTCAAAGCGAACTGA
- a CDS encoding peroxiredoxin — MAERMVGKQAPRFEMDAVLPNKEFGKVSLEENMKNDKWTVLFFYPMDFTFVCPTEITAMSDRYEEFEDLDAEIIGVSTDTIHTHLAWINTDRKDNGLGELRYPLAADTNHVVSRDYGVLIEDEGIALRGLYIISPEGELQYQTVFHNNIGRDVEETLRVLQALQTGGLCPANWKPGQATL, encoded by the coding sequence ATGGCAGAACGCATGGTAGGTAAACAAGCTCCACGTTTTGAAATGGACGCTGTATTACCAAACAAAGAATTTGGAAAAGTAAGCTTAGAAGAAAATATGAAAAACGATAAGTGGACAGTACTTTTCTTCTACCCAATGGATTTCACGTTCGTTTGCCCGACTGAAATCACTGCAATGTCTGATCGTTACGAAGAGTTCGAAGACTTAGATGCAGAAATCATTGGAGTATCTACAGATACTATCCACACTCACTTAGCATGGATCAATACAGATCGCAAAGACAATGGTCTAGGCGAATTAAGATATCCTTTAGCTGCTGACACTAACCACGTTGTATCTCGCGACTACGGTGTTCTTATCGAAGACGAAGGTATCGCATTACGTGGGTTATACATCATCAGCCCTGAAGGCGAACTACAATACCAAACAGTATTCCACAACAACATCGGCCGTGATGTAGAAGAAACACTTCGTGTACTTCAAGCATTACAAACTGGTGGACTTTGCCCGGCTAACTGGAAGCCTGGACAAGCTACATTATAA
- a CDS encoding DUF368 domain-containing protein: protein MEWKNIFRGMLMGISDVIPGVSGGTIAFILGIYDRLIESISGIFSRDWLKHLKFLIPLGIGIVGALLIFSHLLDYLLHTYPQPTMFLFLGLIIGVLPLLAKESNMLQTFKAQHYFALLLSLVLVGSMAFLQESTRPVIETLTLGSAISLFFAGWIASMTMLLPGISGSMVLLILGFYTTAIAALKDINIPIILTIGAGVAVGFIISSKLIKYVLEHFPKITFAAIIGLVLGSTLIVFPGFSQSMLANVISIITFIIGLIVVQFIARTNEKMVAKRETE, encoded by the coding sequence ATGGAATGGAAAAATATTTTTCGCGGTATGTTAATGGGTATCAGTGATGTGATCCCTGGTGTAAGTGGTGGAACGATTGCTTTTATTTTGGGAATTTACGATCGTTTAATTGAGTCAATAAGCGGTATTTTCAGCAGAGATTGGTTAAAGCACCTTAAGTTCCTTATTCCTTTGGGTATTGGGATTGTAGGAGCGCTGTTAATCTTCAGTCATCTGCTCGATTACTTGTTACATACCTACCCGCAACCGACTATGTTCTTATTTTTAGGATTGATTATTGGTGTATTACCACTACTAGCTAAAGAATCTAATATGTTACAGACATTTAAAGCACAACATTATTTTGCCCTTTTACTTTCCCTCGTATTGGTTGGTTCTATGGCATTCTTGCAGGAGTCCACAAGACCGGTAATTGAAACGTTAACTCTTGGATCAGCCATCAGTCTGTTCTTTGCTGGCTGGATTGCTAGTATGACAATGCTTTTACCTGGTATCAGTGGCTCGATGGTATTATTGATTCTTGGTTTTTACACCACAGCAATCGCGGCACTTAAAGATATCAATATCCCTATCATCCTTACTATCGGTGCAGGAGTTGCTGTCGGATTTATCATTTCAAGTAAACTGATCAAATACGTCTTAGAGCACTTTCCGAAAATTACATTTGCAGCTATCATTGGCCTTGTGCTGGGATCGACGCTAATTGTTTTCCCGGGCTTTTCCCAAAGCATGCTTGCAAATGTAATTAGCATCATTACCTTCATCATTGGTTTAATTGTGGTTCAATTTATCGCACGCACAAATGAAAAAATGGTTGCCAAAAGAGAGACAGAATGA
- a CDS encoding redoxin domain-containing protein produces the protein MKLRSPMPELTGATEWLNGQMTREDLIGDKPTLIHFWSVSCHLCKEAMPQVNEFRDNYKDKLNVIAVHMPRSEDDLNLDSIKKTANEHDITQPIFVDSEHKLTDAFENQYVPAYYVFDAEGNLRHFQAGGSGMKMLEKRVNRVLGEMEK, from the coding sequence ATGAAACTACGTTCCCCAATGCCTGAATTGACAGGCGCAACAGAATGGTTGAACGGACAGATGACAAGAGAAGACCTAATTGGAGATAAACCAACTCTCATTCATTTCTGGTCTGTTAGCTGCCATTTATGCAAAGAAGCGATGCCTCAAGTGAATGAGTTTCGCGACAATTATAAGGATAAGTTGAATGTAATAGCTGTTCATATGCCACGTTCTGAGGACGATTTGAATCTTGATTCTATTAAGAAAACGGCTAATGAACATGATATCACGCAGCCTATTTTCGTGGACAGTGAACATAAGTTGACAGATGCATTTGAAAATCAGTATGTTCCAGCATATTATGTATTTGATGCAGAAGGTAATCTTCGTCACTTCCAAGCTGGAGGCAGCGGAATGAAGATGCTAGAAAAACGTGTGAACCGTGTTTTAGGTGAAATGGAGAAATAA
- a CDS encoding ABC transporter ATP-binding protein gives METFKKLKEFYWPYRKNFYISLIFLLLVTVITVIYPVILQVTIDEVIEKQQFQYVPYIALGFIGIMALKGLFTYFNQFLGDLFGIRSVYRLRNELYEKLQFLPFRYYDNAKTGDLMSRLTADVEGFRFFLSFGFAELIRFVLLVTISLGLMFYYSVALTFVTLLAMPFLAFVTYRFDKRVHPAFRGIRKSFGKLNTNVQENISGINTVKSLSREDHQINKFNDSNVDYKDKYISTSNVWAKFFPLMEFIGNACVVGLLAFGGYLVINGQLSEGALVAFFSLVWYIVWPIANLGFVINQFSQAKASGERLLEILEAEEDIQDSPDAKDVPNLNGHVTFEDVTFSYPNEDKTALENVSFDAPPGKQIGLIGATGSGKTSITQLITRFYEPQSGRILIDGEEVNKYSLYSLRNQIGFVLQESFLFSSSIKSNIAYGRPNASMEEIVRAAKMAQAHDFIMELPDGYDTMLGERGMGLSGGQKQRIAIARALILDPSILVLDDATSAVDMQTEFNIQRELKAALAGRTTFIIAHRISSLKHADEILVLEEGKVVERGTHDELVQKNGAYRRIYDIQYKDQKTVLEAQTN, from the coding sequence GTGGAGACTTTTAAGAAGCTTAAAGAGTTTTATTGGCCTTATCGCAAAAATTTCTATATTTCATTGATATTTTTGCTTTTAGTAACGGTCATCACTGTCATCTATCCTGTTATTTTACAGGTGACCATTGATGAAGTTATTGAAAAACAACAATTCCAATACGTACCATATATTGCACTTGGATTCATTGGAATCATGGCATTAAAGGGGTTATTTACGTATTTCAATCAGTTCCTAGGTGACCTATTTGGGATCCGATCGGTTTATCGCTTAAGAAATGAACTTTACGAAAAACTGCAATTCCTGCCGTTTCGTTATTATGATAATGCGAAGACTGGGGATTTGATGTCAAGATTGACAGCAGATGTAGAAGGATTCAGGTTTTTCTTATCATTTGGATTTGCCGAATTGATACGGTTCGTGTTGTTAGTGACCATCAGTTTAGGTTTGATGTTCTATTATTCAGTAGCATTAACTTTTGTCACATTGCTGGCTATGCCTTTTCTGGCATTTGTCACGTACCGTTTCGATAAAAGAGTTCATCCTGCATTCCGAGGAATCCGTAAGTCATTTGGAAAACTGAATACGAATGTACAAGAGAACATCAGCGGAATCAATACAGTCAAATCATTATCTCGTGAAGATCACCAAATCAATAAGTTCAATGATTCTAATGTGGACTACAAGGATAAATATATTTCGACTTCAAATGTTTGGGCTAAGTTTTTCCCGCTGATGGAGTTCATCGGTAATGCCTGTGTGGTGGGTCTTCTTGCTTTTGGTGGTTATCTGGTAATCAATGGTCAACTATCGGAAGGTGCACTTGTAGCTTTCTTTAGTCTAGTCTGGTATATTGTTTGGCCGATTGCAAACTTAGGATTTGTTATCAATCAGTTCTCACAAGCAAAAGCTTCAGGAGAACGGCTACTGGAGATTTTAGAAGCAGAAGAGGACATTCAAGATTCACCGGATGCAAAAGATGTACCAAATCTTAATGGGCATGTAACGTTTGAAGATGTGACATTCAGTTATCCAAATGAGGATAAAACCGCTCTTGAAAATGTTTCGTTTGACGCGCCTCCAGGAAAGCAGATTGGATTAATCGGTGCGACAGGTTCTGGGAAAACAAGTATCACACAGCTTATCACAAGATTTTATGAGCCGCAGTCCGGGCGTATTTTAATTGATGGGGAAGAAGTAAATAAATACTCGTTGTACTCACTTCGAAACCAAATCGGATTTGTGCTTCAGGAATCCTTCTTATTTTCTTCTTCTATTAAATCCAATATTGCTTACGGACGACCGAATGCTTCCATGGAAGAAATCGTTCGAGCTGCTAAAATGGCGCAGGCGCATGATTTTATCATGGAACTTCCTGATGGCTATGATACGATGCTTGGAGAACGTGGAATGGGGCTTTCTGGCGGTCAGAAACAACGTATTGCGATTGCTCGTGCGTTGATTCTTGATCCGAGTATCTTAGTGTTGGATGATGCAACAAGTGCGGTAGATATGCAAACTGAGTTTAATATACAAAGAGAATTAAAGGCCGCATTGGCCGGCAGAACAACATTTATCATTGCGCACCGTATCTCCTCACTTAAACACGCGGATGAGATTCTCGTGTTAGAGGAAGGTAAAGTAGTGGAACGCGGGACACATGACGAGCTTGTCCAAAAGAACGGGGCATATCGACGAATCTATGATATCCAATACAAGGACCAAAAAACGGTTTTGGAAGCTCAGACTAACTGA